One Onthophagus taurus isolate NC chromosome 11, IU_Otau_3.0, whole genome shotgun sequence genomic window carries:
- the LOC111422995 gene encoding cuticle protein 10.6-like: MNSSFLFILFAGIISTAYSHAIGAVVAGPAEPAAIVKGPATKAVVVGPDGSVIHAAADAGAVVSDGHPGGVVSAHVEPGYVAQTVPVVAHAAPIVAHAAPIVAHAAPVVAPVIAPIAVAAPAISKVVSYSSAVIDHAPIPVHAVPVAFGHSVIGDHGYGYGHHGW; this comes from the exons ATGAACTCCTCG TTTTTGTTCATTCTTTTCGCTGGAATCATCTCCACAGCTTACTCACACGCAATCGGAGCCGTTGTAGCTGGTCCAGCTGAACCAGCGGCGATTGTAAAAGGACCAGCTACAAAAGCTGTCGTTGTAGGTCCTGATGGAAGTGTTATTCATGCTGCTGCTGATGCAGGTGCTGTAGTCAGTGATGGACATCCAGGAGGAGTTGTATCTGCTCATGTAGAACCGGGATATGTTGCACAAACTGTTCCTGTTGTAGCTCATGCAGCTCCAATTGTAGCTCATGCAGCTCCAATAGTAGCTCATGCAGCTCCAGTTGTTGCTCCAGTTATAGCTCCAATTGCTGTAGCTGCACCAGCTATTAGTAAAGTTGTTTCATATAGCAGTGCTGTAATTGATCACGCGCCTATTCCCGTTCATGCTGTACCTGTTGCATTTGGACACTCAGTAATTGGAGATCATGGTTACGGTTATGGTCATCATGGATGGTAA
- the LOC111422997 gene encoding heterogeneous nuclear ribonucleoprotein A1, A2/B1 homolog — MKLLIVTFLAIAVYCVNAGATGWGGKGAVVAGPSGTVVANNWRGGWGGWGGWGGWKGGDWNGWNNGWNGVGAWNGWNGWNNGWNGWNGWNNGWNGWNDGRWNDGRWDGDDGSWKGDDGSWDGDDGSWRGDGKW; from the exons ATGAAACTTCTG ATTGTAACTTTCCTTGCTATTGCTGTTTACTGCGTAAATGCAGGAGCAACAGGATGGGGTGGTAAAGGTGCTGTAGTCGCTGGACCATCAGGAACTGTAGTTGCTAATAACTGGAGAGGAGGATGGGGAGGTTGGGGTGGATGGGGTGGATGGAAAGGAGGAGACTGGAACGGATGGAATAACGGCTGGAATGGTGTAGGAGCTTGGAACGGTTGGAACGGCTGGAATAATGGTTGGAATGGTTGGAATGGCTGGAATAATGGTTGGAACGGCTGGAATGATGGACGTTGGAACGATGGAAGATGGGATGGTGATGATGGATCCTGGAAAGGCGATGACGGTAGCTGGGACGGTGATGATGGCTCATGGAGAGGTGACGGAAAAtggtaa